The Meiothermus ruber DSM 1279 genome includes the window TGGTGGTGGCGGAGTTTGGGGTTACAGCCGGCAACCCGGGTGTGAATGCTGTGCAGTGGGCTGAGGCTGCCCTCACCGATCTGCTGGCCAACCGCTGGCCAGCGGTGCGTGGGTTTTCCTGGTGGAACGAGGCCTTTGATCAAACGGAGATGCGGGTGCAGGTGATTCCTGGTCTGAGGGAAGTGTTTCGTAGCAAACTGGATTCGCCAAAGGTGTTGGATCACCCTTTATGAGCAGGTGCGCCTGGGCGGCCCGGTAGAAGCTGCCCTGGGCGTTGCGCAGAGGTTGATCTGCTTTACGGGAAGCTGTCGCAGCAAACAGCGTTTCTCTGCTTGAGAACCCCTGGTTATTATCTTGACTATGAAAGCAGCTTTTATCGGACTGGGCGCTATGGGGTATCCGCTGGCTGGACATCTGGCAAAACGATACGAGACCCTGGTTTGGAATCGCACCTTTGATAAGGCCCTGGCCCACGCCAAGGCCTATGGCTCCAGGCCAGCCGATCTGAGCGAACTCGGCCAGGCCGATATTCTGTTCACCTGTCTGCCCACTTCCCTCGAGGTTGATGAGATGGCCCACAAGCTACTGCCCTACCTGCGCCCCGGCACGCTTTGGGTGGATCACACCTCGGGCGAGCCCGAGCTGGCCAGGAAGACCGCCCAGGTGCTGCAGGAGAAAGGGGTTTCCTACCTGGATGCCTGCCTGTCAGGTGGCGTGGCCGGTGCGGTTCAGGGCAGGGCCACTGTGATGGCCGGGGGTTCAGCCGAAGATTTTGCCCGTGCCAGGCCGGTCATGGAGGTCTATGCCGCAAAAATTGTGCACGTAGGGCCGCTGGGGTCGGGGCATGCGGTCAAGGCGGTGAATAATGCCTTGCTGGCGGTTAACCTGTGGGCCCTGAGTGAAGGCATGGTGGCCCTGGTCAAGCAAGGGGTGGATGCCAGGCTGGCCCTCGAGGTCATCAACGCCTCCTCGGGCCGCTCCAACGTGAGCGAGAACCTGTTTGGTCAGCGGGTGCTGAGCCGCCAGTTTACCAACACCTTTGCGCTGGGCTTGCTAGCTAAAGATCTGGGTATTTGCGCCAAGGTGCTCGAGGCCGCCGGCACCCCGGCCCCCCTGCTGCGGCAGATGCGGGAGTTTTTCGAGATTGCCAAGCGCGAGGTGGGCAGCACAGACGTGGATCACACCGCTGTGGCCCGGCTGCTCGAGCAGTGGTCGGGGGTTGAAATCAGGTAATCGCAGGGCTGTGTTCCGTTGCGATTTCGCCATGGAAAGTGGTTTATGGCCGCTGCTGATGAGAAATTGGGGGTTCAAACGTAGGGCATTCTCAGATTGAACCCAGTATTGCATCATAAAGTAAAGCATGGAAAAGCTCAGGCTGGGTGGGTTGGGTAAACCGGTTGTGGCCGCCCTGGCGCTGCTGGCTGTGTTTGCTGCGGGTTACGCGATCGGGTTGCGGTCGGCGCCCAGGGCATGGGCGGTGGGGGCCTCTGAACCGCGCTTGGGACAGCCCCGTTGGGTACAGTTTGACCAGCAGCAGCCGCTCCAACCGATGCCCGATCCCCGTGAGCTGATTCCACTTCAGCCGGGGCCGGGGCCCGGCCAGCCGC containing:
- a CDS encoding NAD(P)-dependent oxidoreductase, whose protein sequence is MKAAFIGLGAMGYPLAGHLAKRYETLVWNRTFDKALAHAKAYGSRPADLSELGQADILFTCLPTSLEVDEMAHKLLPYLRPGTLWVDHTSGEPELARKTAQVLQEKGVSYLDACLSGGVAGAVQGRATVMAGGSAEDFARARPVMEVYAAKIVHVGPLGSGHAVKAVNNALLAVNLWALSEGMVALVKQGVDARLALEVINASSGRSNVSENLFGQRVLSRQFTNTFALGLLAKDLGICAKVLEAAGTPAPLLRQMREFFEIAKREVGSTDVDHTAVARLLEQWSGVEIR